The genomic region ATATTCATTCAGGCCACCACCGTTTTGAAGACCATCTTCTCTTTCTTTGAAGTCTAAATTACCACCAAAGGTCAAAAGATCTTTTTGAATACTTAAGTCGCCATGAAAGATTTCCTGTCTATTGTAACTACCGCTTCCGGCACTCTGATAAGAATCACCAGACCAATAACCATCCATAGCCTCATGAGAAAACTTGAGATCAAAATCGGGATTGCTATTTGGCATAGAAAGCTCAATTTGCCCCATCAGGTAATTCATAGAACCTGCCCCTATAGCCCCTGAAGCATAATAAGGGATTACTCTGTTACCTGTGGTCTCCGGTGTTATTTCTATAGAGTCATTAAGGACAATGGAGCTCATGTCTACTTGTAAATCCTCTGGCTGAGGTAGAGGTAGCTCAATATCAGGAGAACCTAACTCCTCCTGAGAAGGTAATATTGTTTGTATATCATCCAAATCTATATCCTGCACTTCGAGCATTAAACGGGGAAGGACGATCCCCGGTTCTTCTGGAGCTTCCTGCCCAAAGACCAAGGAGGTAGAAATAATTGTGAATATACCTAATATTAATAACTTTCTCATTTGTGAGCCTCCAGTAATTCTTGGCCCTTTGTCACCCAGGGGGTATCACTGAAATAGGACTTGAGTCTTTGGAATAAAGCCTCAGCATCTTTATGTTTATTGGCTTGAAGACTCATATCCATAGCCCGATATAAACTCATAGCCATCAGATCTCTATCTGAGGGATTCATAGTGGCGGCTTTCAAATATTCTTTTCCTGCTTCAAGAGGATCATTCTCTCTCGCGTAATATTCTCCTAATAGAAATTGAGCTCTAGCTGCCCAGTAAGGATCTTCATCGTATTTGCTTATAACATCTTCCAACATTTTAATAGCTAACCCTTGTTTTCCTCGACTCTCATATATATAAAGTCTACTTAATGAGACGAGGGCTTCCCTTCCTTTTGCTGACTTAGAACCACCTTCTTTACCAATGATTACAGATAATTCTGCTTCTTGATCACTTAAACCCAAAAGTTGCAATCGTAACTGCTCTGACCTGGTCTCTGCCTGTAGAGAATTAGCAGCAGCAGGATAAGAAGATATTAACTCACCATATAAATTAAGTGCTTTACGATAGTTCCCTTCGCTAGCATAGATTTCTGCAGAACGATATAGGGCATCGGATCTGTAAGGACTGTTAGCGATATCCAGTAGTTCTTCCCAAAGAAGTAATGCTCCAAATTTTTCATCTATATTCTGAGCTGCGATACCGCCCCAATAAAGAGCATCATCATAGTACTCTCCTTTAGGATAATCCTGTCTATACTGATAGAAAGACTCTTTAGCTTTACTATATTCACCTGCCTGAGAGTATGTCTCTGCGATGCTATACGCTGCTTCCTGGCCTATGGAAGTTGAAGGATTGATATTCTGTGCCTTTTTATACATGGCAATCCCACTATCGACACCTTTTAAAGTAGTAAGTATTCGTGCTGAACTCATTGCCACTTCCTGAGCTCTGGTGGATTTACTATCCTTATTCAGATAGTCTTCAAACACTAGTAAAGCATCGTTATCTTTGTCTTCGTTAACCAGGGTGATACCTAGTAGCTGAAGGCTTTTAAGAGATCTCTCTGTACTTATACTTCTGTCATTACTTAAAGATCTAAACACTGATTCTGCTGTTGGAAAATCCTCCATAGTAAAAGAACACCAACCAGCCATATACCGACTCTCCTCAGCAAATTCATGAGCAGGGAATTCCTTATACAATTGAGTAAATAAGCGAACAGCTTCTGGATAGTTGGGTAGGCGATAGTTAGCCCAGCCGGCATAAAATAATGCATATGCTTTCAATGAATAGTTACTATTATCACCCTTTAATGTTCTTGTGATAGGCATAAGATAGCGAAGAACACCATCATAGTCTTTGTTATTCAAGGAACATAAACCTTTTAGATAGGCCAATTGAGGAGTATTATTTGGATCTTTTAAATTGAGAACTTTGGAATATTCCCCTTTTTGATAATAAAGGTTGGCAAGTTCAATTAAGGCAATCGAATCCTTAGGATTAACAAGGATATAACGCTCATATGTTGTAATACCATCCTTATTAAGCTTCACTTCCAATTGTCCCTTGAGTCGTAAGTATTTCTCATTTAATGAATCATTCAATGCAACTGTGGCAAGGGGAGTAATATATTCATAAGCCTTTTGATATTTTTTTTGTTTATAGAGAGCAAAAGAACCAAGATACCTTGCTTCTCCTATAAACTCAAATTGAGGATACTCTTTTATGAGAGTATCCATTGTCATAAAAGACTGTTCCCATTGAGATTGCTTTATGAGTAGGGAGCCCCATTTGAATAGTAGATTGGATCTTTTATCTTGAGATATATCGGTGAAACTCTGAATCACTTGGATCGCTCCCGGGATATCACCTTTTTGCTCCATAATTGAGCTTAAATACAAAGGAACGGTTCCTGATATATTTTGGCTATCTTTGAGATCCCAAACTCTCCACAAATAGATTTCAGCCTTGTCGTAGTTATTTTTCTGATAATAATCAATGCCTACACGAAGCCAAAATTCTTTTAGGATACCAGGCATTCCTGCTAAGTCTCTTTCGGCCTGCCTAACAAAAGCTTCCATATCATCCCCATTTGACTGGGCTATGAGAAAATAACGTTGATAGGCAACGGCTGCTATATCTTGTTCGGCTCCTAACAAACTTCTGGTAATAGCACTTGATTTAGTGTCATCCCCTTTAGAGTCGTATGCTTCTGAAGCGTATAAACTTAATTGGTGATAGACATGGGTATCTTGTAAAGCTAGTTTTTCATATATTTCAATCAATTTATCATATTCCTGTAATTTGAGAAGAACGGAAAAATAAATGACTAATTCATCTTTATATTTGCTATACGACTTTTGTTCCTGATAAAATTGTTGAAATACTTCAGCGGCCTCTTTATTTTTGTTAAGCTTCGCTAATGAAATACTTGATAAGCGATCTGCTTCTTCAGAATATGCAGAATCATTCGATGTCTTAGATAGATAATCTAAAGCATCTTGCCATTGACCCAGTTTAAAATAAGAAGCTCCTAACCAAAAGGAGGCATCATCCATGCCTTCTGGATACTGATTTAAATAATTAAGCCACAGATTCTTGGCTTCTTCATCTTGCCCCAATCTCATAGTTGCCAAGGCTTCTCCATAATAGGAATCCTTTAGATACCGTGACAGGGGGTATTTCTTAATAATTTGTTCATACTGGTTTAACGCCAGTTGGATTCGACCTGCTTGAAAATGCTCTTCTGCCTGACGGAAAAGAATTCCATCCTGACTAAAAGCTGATACTGTTAGGACGCACGATATAAACAGAAATATTATGACTTGTTTCATATGATAAAAAATACATCAGCCTAGAGGATTATTCAACGATAGGAAGAGAAAAGTCTGCAGGAACTTTACTATAGGTTAAATGGACAAAGGCGCCTTCATATCGACTTTTGAGTGATTTAATACTTGTTTTGTGATTTCGTTCAAATACTTCCACATGATAATTACCATCTTCATCAAACCAGGGAATGAAGATAGCAACATGAATATGTTGTCTTAATACAGGAGCTGTTCCAAATTCTTTATTAACCGATCCCCAATAAATATTACCTGGATCTTTAATAGCTTGTATATATAGAGCAAAATCCAAATCATCAATGGAATATCCCACATCTTCTACATAGTTAATAAAAGGTATATCTCGAACATCATATTTTTCTGGATTCTCAAAATCAGGTTTGCCAGTTAAGGAACCTAAGGTTAAAGCGATATTACGAGTCCAATCTAAACCAAAATAGGGATCGCGGTTTTCACGTGTTCTGCTCCAGGTATTCCCTCTGGACTCCAAGTGCTTTGTTTTCAGACCTTCTATATTCATTAGCCGCCCCCATATGGGCTTATAAAAACCATCGGCAATCCATTTGGCAAAACCAGAACAATTAAAGCCAGGACCTTCATCTTGATCTGATAAAGATTCAATAAATACAAATTGGCCGTTTTCATCCATAGCCCCATCCTCAGCATCTCCTAAGGAAGGCAAAGCTTTTGCAATAGAGCTAATGACATTTTGTAATCGTTCTGGGAATCTACCTGGCTGGGGAACTAGATTATTCCAATCTATCAAGGAATCAGAATTTAATTGCAGACTATAAAAAGGGTATTTTAATACATCTTGAAAGGATAGGGATAAATTAATTCCTTCATATAGCATTTTGCCTCTCAAATATATATCCATAAAAGTCCTTTCATGACTGGGATATATTCTTAGGAAAGTCCCTTCATCGCTTTGGAGAAAAATCTTAACTTGAAGAAATTCTCCAGTTTTTTCATCTCTTTTAACAACATAGGAACCTCTGCTGTATACAGGGAATTTATAATCCATTTCATTTAGAAATAAAAAATAAACACTCCCCGCCTGTTGCTTTAAGTCGAACTTTACCCTATGTGGACTTCCAATCTGTTCATAAACAAAGGCCGTCTCATCTAGTATATCGGCGATAGGAGCCGTCATTATTTTATTGTATTTTTGCCTGATCTCGAAGTTCTCAGGAAAACTACTTTGGGCATTAATGATTTGAGGCCAGCTAACCAGCACCATAGTTATTATTAATGCCCTAATCTTCATGATTATTTAGACTCCCGTACTTCCACAAGAATAGGAATATGATGGAATCCAAAATCTCTTCGGATCCTATTAGTAATATATTCAATATATGCGGCAGGGAAACCGACTTTCCTATTAACAAAGTAGACAAAACTTACAGGATTTGCACTCACTTGAGTTATATAGCGGATCTTACGTGACTTACCTTTTACATTCGGTGCTGGATTTTGATCAACCCAATCAGCCAATGCTTGATTTAATCGCCCTGTATCAATCCGATTTAAGCGTTGTGTCTGTACTTGAATTACCTTGTTCAGGAGTTCTTTCAATCCTGTCTTTTCTTTGGCAGAAATAGTTAGAATGGGAGCAAAATCAAGGATTGGGAAAAAATATCTAATCTTATCCTTTTCAGCATCTTCCAAATTCTCGATATCAGGTTTTAAATCCCATTTGTTCAAGACTAATAAGATACCTTTTCCATGTTTAACAACATGATCGGCGATCTTCTTGTCTTGATCTGTTAAGCCCTCAATGGAATCAATCATCAACAGGACAACATCTGAATCATCAATAGTGCTAATGGCTCTATTGACAGAATAGTATTCTACATTTTCCGCAACTTTCTTCTTTTTTCTTATTCCCGCTGTATCCAATACTTGAATATTTTTACCTTTGTAGTGAAAAGACCCTTCAATCACATCACGAGTGGTACCCGGGATATCAGAGACAATAGATCTATCCTCTCCTACAAGAGCATTTGTTAGTGTAGACTTTCCAGCATTTGGCTTACCTAATATGGCAAGTCTTATATCAATAGGATCACTCACTTCAGTATAATCAAAATTCTTTGTCTCAAGATAGTTCAGTATTTCTTCTTCCAGCTGGGCTATTCCCCTTCCATGAGTAGCAGAAATACCAATAACTTTTTCAAAACCATAGGAATAATAATTCCAAACTAAGTTCTCCCGCTCTTCAGAATCAATCTTGTTAATCACTAACATGACCTTTTCTGTGTACGGCCGCAACATCTTCATAAAGCTTTCATCTTCAGGAGTTACTTCTGTAACATCCAATACTAAAAGAATGAGATCAGCTTCCGATGCAGTCAAGAGACTTTTTTGGGATACTAATTCGTCAAAACCTTCATTTTCCAGCTTATATCCTCCAGTATCCACTAGTCTCATGGGGATACCGGATATGTTATAAGATCCTTCAATGGGATCTCGAGTAACTCCTGGTGTGGGATCAGTAATAGCTTTTCTTTTTTTTATCAATCGATTAAATAATGTAGATTTACCTACATTGGGTCTTCCAGCAATAGCAATTCTTGGCAAACCAGCTTCTCTAGGTGATGTCAAAACGCTCCTCCATCCATCTTCTTACATGCTTATCAATTTCACGGGAGGATCGCATTAACATTACATTACCAACAAGCTCTTCAGCTTCTAGAAGACTGGTGGATCGAATGATGCCTTTTATTTTAGGTATCATATAGGCACTCATACTGAATTCATCTAGGCCTAAACCTAGTAAAATAACAGTGGCTAAGGGATCTCCTGCCATCTCGCCACACATCCCCGCAGTGATACCTTGGGAATGAGCACCTTCTATTATGATTTTTAATAATCTTAATACTCCCGGATGAAACGGTTCATAGAGATATGCCACTTTTTCATTGCCACGGTCAACCGCTAAAGTATATTGAATGAGGTCATTTGTTCCAATTGATAGAAAATCTACCTTTTTTGCTATGATTTCAGTGGTCATAGCTGCTGAGGGGACTTCTATCATACTTCCAATAGGAATGTTATCACGATAAGGAATCCCTTCTCTTTTAAGTTGATATTTTACTTCTTCAAGGATAGCTAAAGCACGCTCCAACTCTTCAATCCCCGAGATCATGGGAAACATGATTTGCAAATTACCTGAAATACTAGCCCTAAGAAGAGCTCTAAGTTGAGTTTTAAATATATCAGGTTCACTCAGACAAAAGCGTATAGCACGCCAGCCTAATATAGGATTATTTTCATTTTTTATATTTATGTTCTTTAGTATTTTGTCCCCACCAACATCCAAAGTTCTTATGGTAACAGCTTTACCTCCTACGCCTTTTAACACAGAGGTATACGCTTTATACTGTTCTTCCTCTGATGGCATGGTATGTTTACTCAGGAATAGAAACTCAGAACGATATAACCCGACACCGTCTGCACCATGTGCAAAAATGGAATCCACTTCTTCCGGAACTTCAATATTACCCTTTAAATAAATTAACTTGCCATCTTTGGTTTCAGCAGATAACTCATTCATATAGAGGAGCTGACTTTCTTTCCTCTGCCATTCTTGAAGATGACTCTGATAAAAATCTAAGGTGGCTTGATCAGGATCTACGATGACAATCCCATTATTGCCGTCAATTATGAGGAGATCTCTATTCTGAATTTCTTCTGAAATACTTCCTAACCCCAAGACTGCCGGAATTTCAAAACTACGAGCAAGTATAGCTGTGTGACTGGTTTTACTCCCAACATCAAGGGCCATCCCTTTGACATGTTCTTTCCTCATTGCAACAGCATCTGAGGGCATTAAATTATGAGCTACAAGAATTATGTCTTCTTTAAGATTAGATAAATCCAAAAGGTCCCGATCCATTAAATGATTCAGAACTCTCCTACTAATGTCATTAAAATCTAAACTTCTCTCTCTTAAATATGAGTCCTGAAAGGAATTCATTTTCTGAATCAAATTATCCATGACTTTTTGGAGTACCCATTCAACATTTAGTAGAATTTCGGTCATCATCTTTTGAATTTGGAGAGAAAGGTCCGGATCACGCAACATGAGTATGTGGGCGTCCAAGATATGTGAACTCCCTTCGAAACTTGAGAAGTCGGTCTTCTTTTTTATATCCTCAATCTCTGCAACGGCTTTCCCTACCGCTTCCTCAAAACGATTCATCTCCTGTGTGATATCGTCATGTTTGATGGAAAACTTAGGAATAGAAGCCTCATCATCCTGATATAGAAAAGCTTTACCGATTGAAATGCCTTTAGAAGCAGAAATACCGGTATATCGTTTCATCATAGAAAACTATACGAAACTTTTTGTACTATGTCAAACTAGACCTATTCACTGGACAATTTAATATTGCATGGTTAATATTACAACATGAAAAAGCGTCAAATTCCCACCAGTGTTCTTGTTTGGATAGCCTTAGTTTTATTTGTACTAGTAGTGTTTTTACTTAACCGAAAGACAATTGAACATGTACTGGAAGTCACTGGCTTTGTTGATATTGTTCAAGAAAACTGGGAAATCAAAGAACCAGAATTACATCCCACTTATCTCGACGACTCTACTTATAATCCTGATCTATCTGAAGAAGAGAAGGAAATAGCTAATGAAGCTACGAATACTGTCGTTGAAAATCAAGTAGAAGACTCGAATCAATCTCTACCTGTGGATTCTGATTCAAGAGAAGAAAAGGAAGATTCACAAGATCGAACGAGAATTAGTACCTTATATTTCCTAAAGGTTAATAATGATGGTAAAATTCTTTTAAGGAGTTCAGAGAGACAGATTCCTTACAGTGAATCGCCTTTAACATCTACACTTCATATTTTATTAGCAGGAACAACACCAGAAGAAGCTAACGATGGTCTCATAAGCTTGATTCCGCATGATAGTAAGTTATTGGGAATAAGTGTTGCAGATGGGATCGCCGTAGTTAATTTTAGTGAGGATTTTCAATTTAATCAGATTGGAATTGAAGGATACGACGCACAGTTAAAACAAATAGTATACACAGCTACAGAATTCAGTACAGTGAATAAGGTTCAGTTTTTGATTGAAGGAAGGAAAGTTCCCTATTTGGGTGCAGAAGGATTATATATTATGGACCCCTTAGGCCGAGAAGTCTTTGAGCAGTAAGTCTACCTTATTAATTAAATATTCCTTGTTTTCTTGAGATGGTGCTTTAGTGATATAAAATATGAATTCCTGGTTACCTTTCCTTCCTCTAATAGGAGAAGGGACAAGCTCCTGGATTCCGAATCCTTGTTGGAATATCTTATCTATTACCTGTAATAAGGTGGTTCTGATCGCGTGGGGATCCTTTAACACACCAGTAAAACTATCATCTTCTTCTTCGTACTCAAATTGAGGTTTGACAAGTGCAAGCATCCAACCTTCTGTTGTTAAGGATAAAATATGCTCAACAATATTTGTTAGAGAACGAAAACTTAAATCTGCAACAGCACCTTGGGGAGAAGGATCGAGGGTATTAAGGCTCAGGGATAACACATTAGTTTTTTCAAGGTTATTAACTCTATCGTCGTTTCTCAATGTAAACGCTAATTGATTGTATCCCACATCTACTGCATGAACATATTTAGCAGATCTCTTTAATAGACAATCTGTAAAACCACCGGTTGAAGCACCAGCATCTAACATAACTTTGTCTTTGATATCAATATTTAATATGTCTATGGCTTTATCTAATTTGTATCCACCTCTAGATACGAACTTTTTAACTCTAATATGAAAAATAGCATCTACTGGAAACTTCACTTTAGGATTGGGGCATCTTTCGTCCTCCCAATATACGTTCCCACAAAGGACATAGGCCAATAACTTTTCACGGGTGTATTCGGGATATTGCTCTACCAGTAGATCCAAGAGGATCGACTTCTTCATAAAGAAGAAGTCTCTTGAACTTTGGTGATTTCTAAGGTACGCCCATTATCAGGATCTATTTTTACTAATATACCATGTATTGTCGCATTACCATCTAAAACTTCCTGCCTTAGAGGCATTTGAGACAAACTTCTTTCTATAGCTATCTTTGGGTCAAATCCAATAACAGAATCTTTGACACCTGTTGATCCTATATCAGTTATATATCCAGTACCATTAGGTAATATTCTCTCATCATTGGTTTGAATATGGGTATGAGTACCCCAAACCATAGTTACTTTACCATCCAGGTGTTTTGCAAAGGCTTCTTTTTCCATTGGTATTTCACCATGAAAGTCTATCAATATGTTCTTTATTCCCGAGAGTTGTTTACGGGTCAATTCACTTGCCTTTCTAAATGGGCAGTCTACATTTCCCATCTGTTCTCTTCCCTGTAGATTGACAACAGCCAAAGAATGACCTTTTATTTCAGTAATGTAGTACCCGTGGCCCTGAGGTTTCCCTGGATAATTTTCCGGACGTAGAACCTGGGGGTGTTTATCCATATAGTCTAAGATCTCTCTTTTTTGCCAGACATGGTTACCAGTGGTTATAACATCAACACCTTGTGCCATAAATTTATCTGCAATCTCCGGTGTTATTCCATATCCATCAGCAGCATTTTCACCATTTACAATAATTATGTCAGGTGCATGTTCTTTTTTTAAATTTTGTAATCCTATAAAAAGGGCCCTACACCCTGGTTGTCCAATGACATCACCAAGGATAAGGGCTCGTATTTCACTCATTTGAACAATAATCCTTATCTTGCGTATTCAATTATTCGAGTCTCACGAATAATAGTTACCTTAATTCTTCCTGGATATCTTAATTCATCCTCAATTTGTTTTGCAATATTTTTGGCAAGTGATTTTGATTCTGTATCATCTACTGTATCTTGATTAACCATGATTCTAAGTTCACGACCTGCCTGTATAGCAAAGGCTTTTTCAACTCCTTGATAACTTTCAGCAATTCTCTCTAGATTTTCTAAACGCTTTATATAGTTATCAAGAGTCTCTCTTCTAGCACCCGGTCGAGATGCACTTATAGCATCTGCTAACTGAACTACAATAGCTTCCACACATGTTGGATCTACATCACCATGATGAGATGCAATAGCATTAATTACCCTCTCATCTTCACCCCACTTTTTAGCAAGATCAATTCCTACTTCTACATGAGTCGCAACACCATCAGTCTCCATACCTTTACCGATATCATGAAGTAAAGCACCTCTTTTAGCTATTTCCCGGTCAGCACCAACTTCGGCAGCAATCATACCAGCCAAGACAGCTACTTCTTTTGAGTGAGTCAATACATTCTGTCCATATGAGGTTCTAAAGTGTAATCGGCCTAATGCTCTAATACCTTCTTGATGAATATTATGTATACCTAAATCAAATAGTATCTTCTCACCTTCTTCAAAGATGATTTGACTTATTTCCTTGGTAACTTTCTGTACAACTTCTTCAATTCTGGCAGGGTGTATTCGACCATCGGAAATCAATCTTTCTAATGAAGTCTTTGCAATTACCTTTCTAATCGGATCATAACAGGAAATAACGACTGCTTCAGGAGTATCATCAATAATAATGTCTACACCTGTAAGGGTCTCAAGGGTTCTAATGTTTCTTCCCTCACGACCAATTATTCTACCTTTCATTTCATCAGAAGGGAGACTAACACTCGTAACGGTTATCTCAGAGCTTACATCAGTCGCAATACGTTGTATCGTTGTAACTAATATATCCCTTGCTTTCTTTTCAGCGGTGAGATTTGCCTCTTGTTCAATTTTGTTTATTAATCCTTGAGCATCATGACGAGCTTCATTTTCCATGCTCTGAATAATAAGTTTCTTAGCTTCATCTTGAGTTAAACTACTAATCTCTTCGAGTTTAACTCGCCAATTATCTTCTTGCTTATCTAATTCTAGTCTTTTCTCATCTATTGCCTTATCACGGGTAGCTAACTCTTTTTGCTGCCGTTCAATCGCGGTAAGCTTGTTATCAAGATTATCTTCCTTTTGTAAAAGCCGTCGCTCGAACTTCTGCAGTTCATTCCTTCTTTCTCGATATTCCCTTTCCTGAGCATGTCTATCTCTTAAAAGTTGATCTTTACCTTCAAGAAGAATTTCTTTCTTCTTGGCCTCAGCCTCTTTTATTGCATCTTGTTTCAGTCGTTTCGCTCTTTGTTCTAAAGAGGAAAGCTGATACTTAGCGTATATCCACCTAGCTAACCAGCCTAATCCTATACCCGTGGGGAGGCAAATAGCTATCAAAATCCAAGTGCGCATATTCTCCCCTTACTTACTTTGTTTAATTTCTAAGTAGTTTGCATTATATACCCTAATAAGAAAAAGTCAAGGATTCAATATTGACGGCATTTGTAGCAATCTGAGAGGGGCTATCTACGGTTGTTTTATAAAATAAGATAAAAATTCCCTTATTTTGATTAACCCGTATAGGCATAACCAAAAGAGAATTCATATAGTGAATATCATTTTTGTCAAAATAACTATTTTGAATATTGGGGAACTCTTCTATGTCAGGCAAAAGCAAACTATTTTTAAGATTAAATAAGTACTGATACATATCACTTTTTGAATTCTCATGTAATCGCTCAACAGTAGTCTGACTTAAGCCAAGAGAAGCAACGCAAGTCAGTTCTTTGTTAAATTCAAGAATCCCACCACAAAATCCTCTGAAATACTTTGAGAGCTGAACCATTCCCTGTTTCAAATTATTAACTTTTGGGTCCTGCTGCATATATGTATCGACATCAAAAAAATGATCATTCCAATAATTATTGAGAAGATCTTCAATATTTTCAGTATCTTCAAAAATGTCAGGCCAGATATCCTCATCATTAGTATTATGTTTTGTGTCTAAAACAGTATCTACTAATTCTTTCAATTGATGATTGCTGCTTTTCTTTTCTGATAGATTATCACTTAACTGAAAGACACCATCGACCATAATAACTGCATCTTTCGCAGTTCTATCTGTATTCTGATTTGCTATAGTAAATTCAATGTAACGACCTTCGAAAACTATGGGATTATCTAATTCACTATCATAAGTAGTGATACTTCTATCTTCATACCCTTTTATTAGATCATAATTTGGTTCTTCGATATTATTTACAATAATACTGTTATGTACGCCCGTCATTCCCTCTAAATAGGCCTCGCCATCTATTTCTACTATAGGTAATTCCATAAGATCTTCTTTAGGAATAGCAGGATAAGGTGTTATTTGGGGAATTTCTTCAAGGATTCCAAACGCATCCTCATTACTGTTATAATATGTATCTAATTCTTCACCCTTCCTATTGGCATCGAACTTCTCCAAAAGCTCTGGCTCCA from Spirochaeta cellobiosiphila DSM 17781 harbors:
- the rny gene encoding ribonuclease Y produces the protein MRTWILIAICLPTGIGLGWLARWIYAKYQLSSLEQRAKRLKQDAIKEAEAKKKEILLEGKDQLLRDRHAQEREYRERRNELQKFERRLLQKEDNLDNKLTAIERQQKELATRDKAIDEKRLELDKQEDNWRVKLEEISSLTQDEAKKLIIQSMENEARHDAQGLINKIEQEANLTAEKKARDILVTTIQRIATDVSSEITVTSVSLPSDEMKGRIIGREGRNIRTLETLTGVDIIIDDTPEAVVISCYDPIRKVIAKTSLERLISDGRIHPARIEEVVQKVTKEISQIIFEEGEKILFDLGIHNIHQEGIRALGRLHFRTSYGQNVLTHSKEVAVLAGMIAAEVGADREIAKRGALLHDIGKGMETDGVATHVEVGIDLAKKWGEDERVINAIASHHGDVDPTCVEAIVVQLADAISASRPGARRETLDNYIKRLENLERIAESYQGVEKAFAIQAGRELRIMVNQDTVDDTESKSLAKNIAKQIEDELRYPGRIKVTIIRETRIIEYAR